Proteins from one Gimesia maris genomic window:
- the dinB gene encoding DNA polymerase IV, with translation MRTILHVDMDAFYASIEERDHPELQGQPIIVGGRAEHRGVVSAANYPARKFGVHSAMPMKTARQLCPQAHFFPVRMSDYAEVSQSLQKIFRKYTPLVEPLSLDEAFLDVSGSQLLFGNGREIAASIKQEVRHSLQLIASVGVAPNKFLAKIASDADKPDGLVVVEPDKIQEFLDPLPVSRVWGIGKMATQRFNRLGIQTISQVRVLEPKILTELFGEQGLHLWNLSQGLDERAVIPERQAKSISRETTFSSDVNDLEILRIILMDLVEDVSRRLRKNKLRGKTIQLKIRYDDFSTFTRSITVSQPTDLTREIEQSALLMLDQKLPERPLSIRLIGVGVTGFQSGSQHQKSLFDEEDQQKFSRLDQVKDQIASRFGSNSIIRGNRIASDDAQEETSS, from the coding sequence ATGCGAACAATCCTACACGTTGACATGGACGCGTTTTACGCATCAATCGAGGAACGGGACCACCCTGAACTGCAAGGTCAGCCCATCATCGTAGGAGGTCGAGCCGAGCATAGAGGCGTCGTTTCGGCTGCCAATTATCCGGCTCGAAAATTCGGTGTGCATAGCGCGATGCCAATGAAAACGGCCAGGCAACTGTGCCCCCAGGCGCATTTTTTTCCTGTTCGAATGAGTGACTATGCCGAGGTTTCTCAATCGCTACAGAAGATTTTTCGTAAATATACTCCGCTGGTGGAACCACTTTCTTTAGATGAAGCGTTTCTGGATGTGAGTGGCAGTCAACTCCTCTTCGGAAATGGGAGAGAGATCGCGGCCTCAATCAAACAGGAAGTCAGGCATAGCTTGCAGTTGATTGCTTCGGTCGGTGTCGCGCCCAATAAATTTCTCGCCAAAATTGCCAGCGATGCTGATAAACCTGACGGGTTGGTCGTTGTCGAACCAGATAAAATCCAGGAGTTTCTCGATCCACTGCCTGTTTCCCGAGTCTGGGGAATTGGAAAAATGGCAACACAGCGTTTTAATCGACTGGGCATCCAGACCATTTCGCAAGTAAGAGTATTAGAACCCAAAATCCTGACGGAACTGTTCGGCGAACAGGGCCTTCATTTGTGGAATCTTTCTCAGGGACTGGATGAACGGGCTGTGATCCCGGAAAGACAGGCCAAATCGATTTCGCGCGAAACCACTTTTTCCAGTGACGTCAATGACCTCGAAATACTGAGAATCATTCTGATGGACCTGGTGGAAGATGTGTCGCGTCGATTGCGCAAAAATAAACTGCGTGGTAAAACCATCCAGCTGAAAATCCGTTATGATGACTTTTCCACATTTACGAGATCCATCACAGTGTCCCAACCAACGGACCTCACCAGAGAAATTGAACAGTCAGCTTTACTAATGCTGGACCAGAAATTACCGGAGCGGCCACTGTCCATCAGGCTCATTGGTGTCGGCGTGACAGGATTTCAAAGCGGTTCGCAGCACCAGAAATCGTTATTCGATGAAGAAGATCAACAGAAATTTTCTCGCCTGGATCAGGTCAAGGATCAGATAGCCAGTCGCTTTGGAAGCAATTCCATTATCCGAGGCAATCGAATTGCCAGCGATGACGCTCAAGAGGAGACATCGTCTTAA
- a CDS encoding Gfo/Idh/MocA family oxidoreductase, which yields MNNQNQNRRDFLKTSAAAVAGSSVPFWFHIDPASAYKFKASNDRPVVGCIGTGSRWNAVGPNAMKYGDVIAVCDVDAAHANKAHDKVKDIQGKKGNNKEVAVFEDYRKILDNPDIDIVTIVTTDHWHTKIAIEAMKAGKDVYCEKPLTLTIDEGKQIIKALKETGRVFQVGTQQRSEMGQRFLNALGVIKEGRLGDITEVECVIGGVGPSGSIPVADVPKTLNWEKWLGQAPLTDYRWKAGEGEKGRPKTRGHYEFRWWYEYSGGKMTDWGAHHVDIAQWGIGMDHSGPTQVIPISAEHPIPLKNGMPTKDDAYNVASKFEVQCNFPNDVKMTIKSEGRNGILFTGTKGRMFVSRGDLTGKPVEDLKDNPLSSDTIKKLYKGRQPGDHMRNFFECVEAREQPISDVMTHHRAITTCHLANIAIRLNRSLEWDPKTEQIIGDDEANQWQSREQRKGYETNA from the coding sequence GTGAATAATCAAAATCAGAATCGTCGTGACTTTTTGAAAACTTCCGCCGCTGCCGTTGCCGGTAGCAGCGTTCCATTCTGGTTCCATATTGATCCCGCCAGTGCCTACAAATTTAAAGCCTCCAATGATCGTCCTGTGGTAGGTTGTATCGGAACAGGCAGCCGCTGGAATGCAGTGGGCCCGAATGCAATGAAGTACGGAGATGTCATTGCGGTTTGTGATGTTGATGCAGCCCATGCCAATAAGGCTCACGATAAGGTAAAAGATATTCAGGGCAAAAAAGGAAATAATAAAGAAGTTGCTGTATTCGAAGATTACCGTAAGATTCTTGATAATCCCGATATTGATATTGTCACGATTGTGACGACCGACCACTGGCATACCAAGATCGCGATTGAAGCGATGAAAGCTGGTAAAGATGTTTATTGCGAAAAACCTTTGACGCTGACCATCGATGAAGGGAAGCAGATTATCAAAGCACTGAAAGAGACAGGACGCGTCTTTCAGGTGGGAACACAGCAGCGCAGTGAAATGGGGCAACGGTTCCTGAATGCTCTGGGGGTCATCAAAGAAGGTCGTCTGGGGGATATTACTGAAGTCGAGTGTGTGATCGGCGGTGTGGGGCCCAGCGGTTCGATTCCTGTTGCTGATGTACCCAAGACCTTGAACTGGGAAAAATGGCTTGGTCAAGCCCCGCTGACCGATTATCGCTGGAAGGCGGGAGAAGGGGAGAAAGGCAGACCCAAGACTCGTGGTCATTATGAATTCCGCTGGTGGTATGAATACTCAGGGGGCAAAATGACGGACTGGGGTGCCCATCACGTTGATATCGCTCAGTGGGGGATTGGCATGGATCATTCCGGACCCACCCAGGTGATACCAATTTCCGCTGAGCATCCGATTCCATTGAAAAATGGCATGCCGACCAAAGACGATGCTTACAATGTTGCTTCCAAGTTTGAAGTTCAGTGTAATTTCCCGAACGATGTCAAGATGACGATCAAGAGTGAGGGACGTAACGGCATTCTGTTTACGGGAACGAAAGGACGCATGTTTGTCAGTCGGGGCGACCTGACAGGAAAACCTGTTGAAGACCTCAAAGACAATCCGCTCTCCAGTGACACCATCAAGAAACTCTACAAAGGTCGTCAGCCCGGCGATCATATGCGTAACTTCTTCGAATGCGTCGAGGCACGGGAACAACCCATTTCCGATGTAATGACGCATCATCGTGCCATCACCACCTGCCACCTGGCAAACATTGCCATTCGTCTGAATCGATCTCTGGAATGGGATCCTAAGACAGAGCAGATCATTGGTGACGACGAAGCCAATCAGTGGCAAAGCAGAGAGCAACGTAAAGGCTACGAAACCAACGCGTAG
- a CDS encoding ABC transporter permease subunit/CPBP intramembrane protease — translation MASPYDQDSDDRIYTPTRSFRFSGLLRKELREILRDRRTVITLILMPLLVYPLLGLMLQKFFLSQASQLNEIEYRIVLPNESEGQMFRALFEEGDKILSERNHSIKKLKPVQENQTDNALAAFQDVQPVVKFMIADSTGENHNILKLVREGVVDVGVRYFPIEVKNEKAQQKEHSGRFQIIYGAQSAHSKRAAEYVEERLQAVRWNYRDQMLTNMGESATVPFVTSFSSVKSEMVQAYSLVTIVPLILILMTMTGAVYPAIDLTAGERERGTLETLISAPLPRMWILCAKFISVLVVAVMTALVNMTAMLATAYANGLETVLFGEGLTPFVLMEILLLLVIFAAFFSAVLLCITSFARSFKEAQAYLIPLMLISMAPGILGMVPDLKMTPLWAVIPLANIVLLSRDFLLHEAEPLLFFISVFSTLFYGIVALSLAARIFGTDTILYQSETSWSDFFRRSRKTHQYPALNNAMLCLAVMFPVFILSAAFVGRLRELTISQRLLVSGVLTFCLFLLIPLLFAWLGGVNLKTGFRWFKPRVVSCLGAVLLGFTLWPFAYEIEIFALTDTRIETLSRLFESMKIELAAVPLWVKLISLAVMPAVCEELFFRGYLLSSLLHRFSNWWAILASSLLFALFHVIVRDSLFIERFFPSFFMGLCLAYVNVRSRSVIPGILLHMIHNGLLITIASYQNYFVDWEINIENQKHLPVSWLVGSFLAVVIGFALVRLSNRRPSIPATETPAAEMAAS, via the coding sequence ATGGCATCCCCCTACGATCAGGATTCTGACGATCGCATTTATACACCCACCAGGTCTTTCCGGTTCTCAGGACTGTTGCGAAAAGAACTACGCGAAATTCTTCGGGATCGACGGACCGTCATTACACTGATTCTGATGCCCTTGCTGGTCTATCCTTTATTGGGGCTGATGCTGCAGAAGTTTTTTCTAAGTCAGGCCTCACAACTCAATGAAATCGAGTATCGAATTGTTCTGCCTAATGAATCAGAAGGGCAGATGTTCCGAGCGCTGTTTGAAGAGGGGGACAAAATCCTATCAGAGCGGAATCATTCCATTAAGAAACTGAAACCTGTCCAGGAAAACCAGACTGACAATGCACTGGCGGCATTTCAGGATGTCCAACCCGTTGTGAAATTCATGATTGCCGATTCAACGGGCGAGAATCACAACATACTTAAACTGGTTCGCGAAGGTGTCGTCGATGTTGGTGTGCGTTATTTTCCCATCGAAGTCAAAAATGAGAAGGCGCAACAGAAAGAACACAGTGGGCGGTTTCAGATCATTTATGGTGCACAATCTGCTCACAGCAAGCGTGCTGCAGAATACGTGGAAGAACGGCTGCAGGCAGTTCGCTGGAACTACCGGGACCAGATGCTGACAAATATGGGGGAGAGTGCCACCGTTCCTTTTGTAACCTCCTTTTCCTCAGTCAAGTCAGAAATGGTACAGGCCTATTCGCTGGTTACTATCGTTCCCCTGATTTTGATTCTGATGACCATGACGGGGGCCGTCTATCCTGCCATCGATTTGACTGCCGGCGAACGGGAACGGGGCACGCTGGAAACCCTGATTTCAGCACCCCTGCCCAGGATGTGGATTTTATGTGCCAAATTTATTTCAGTGCTGGTTGTCGCGGTGATGACGGCACTGGTTAATATGACTGCCATGCTGGCAACTGCTTATGCCAACGGCCTGGAGACAGTTCTCTTTGGTGAAGGGTTGACTCCGTTCGTATTGATGGAAATTTTATTGTTACTGGTGATCTTTGCCGCTTTTTTCTCCGCTGTCCTGTTATGTATCACGAGTTTTGCCCGCAGCTTCAAAGAGGCACAGGCATATCTCATTCCCTTAATGCTGATTTCGATGGCTCCCGGAATTCTGGGAATGGTACCGGATCTGAAAATGACACCTCTGTGGGCAGTGATTCCTCTCGCGAATATTGTGTTATTGAGCCGTGACTTTCTCTTGCATGAAGCAGAGCCACTGTTATTTTTTATATCGGTATTTTCAACTTTATTTTACGGCATTGTCGCACTCAGCCTCGCTGCCCGGATCTTTGGAACGGATACCATTCTGTATCAGAGTGAAACGTCGTGGTCTGACTTCTTCAGGCGATCACGCAAGACTCATCAATACCCGGCATTGAACAACGCGATGCTTTGCCTGGCGGTGATGTTTCCTGTCTTTATCCTGTCAGCTGCCTTTGTGGGACGCCTTAGAGAGTTGACAATATCTCAGCGACTACTGGTTTCAGGAGTCTTAACCTTCTGTCTGTTTCTGTTGATTCCACTGCTGTTCGCCTGGTTGGGCGGGGTGAATCTAAAGACCGGTTTTCGCTGGTTTAAACCTCGCGTGGTTTCCTGTCTGGGGGCAGTACTCCTGGGGTTCACTTTATGGCCTTTCGCTTATGAAATAGAAATATTTGCATTAACAGATACAAGAATTGAAACACTTTCTCGCCTGTTTGAATCAATGAAAATTGAACTGGCAGCTGTACCCTTATGGGTCAAGCTGATCTCGCTGGCTGTCATGCCGGCTGTCTGCGAAGAACTGTTTTTCCGTGGCTATCTGTTGAGTTCGCTTCTGCATCGCTTCTCAAACTGGTGGGCGATACTGGCATCATCACTGCTGTTTGCGTTATTCCATGTCATCGTCAGGGATTCCCTGTTTATCGAGCGCTTTTTCCCCAGCTTTTTTATGGGGCTATGTCTGGCCTACGTGAATGTAAGGTCCCGCAGTGTCATCCCTGGTATCCTGTTGCATATGATTCACAATGGCCTGCTGATTACCATTGCCAGTTATCAGAATTACTTTGTTGACTGGGAAATCAATATTGAGAATCAGAAGCATTTGCCTGTCAGCTGGCTTGTTGGTTCTTTTCTGGCTGTGGTCATCGGCTTCGCGTTAGTGCGTCTCAGTAATCGAAGGCCGTCAATACCTGCCACTGAAACGCCTGCTGCCGAAATGGCTGCCAGTTGA
- a CDS encoding outer membrane protein assembly factor BamB family protein, whose product MSLPIPRHCLLCIMILCLHPHLAVAEDDWRVWRGPNANNVAAEGETPPVKWSESKNIRWKAPLPGRGHSSPIVVNDRVLISTVDEAKQIQSVVCFDRTTGRQLWNTDVSQGDFAPKIHQKNTHASPTLASNGKTVFAVFPQFDRIQLTALDLDGKQKWQIKAGGYLPLAYQFGYAPSPLLYRGTVIITSEYEKNGFIAAFDQQTGREVWRIKRPEKMNFSTPIVAQIAGRDQMLLSGNAKVASFDPQTGRDLWSAPAMWIVSCGTMVWDGDLVFTSGGFPLKGTMAVKADGSGKIAWTNRVKCYEQSMLAYKGYLYAVDDNGIAYCWNAQTGKEQWKSRLGGKVSSSPVLANDQIYLTNELGKTFVFRASPEKFELLAENQLGDEGFATPAICGNQIFHRTASSKSGNRQEFLYCIGK is encoded by the coding sequence ATGTCTCTACCAATCCCCAGACACTGTTTGCTCTGTATCATGATACTCTGTCTACATCCACATCTTGCAGTTGCAGAAGATGACTGGCGTGTCTGGCGGGGACCGAATGCCAATAACGTCGCTGCAGAAGGGGAAACCCCTCCTGTTAAATGGAGCGAATCGAAAAATATACGCTGGAAGGCGCCTCTTCCCGGTCGGGGGCATAGCTCGCCGATTGTGGTGAATGACCGTGTTCTGATTTCTACCGTGGACGAAGCAAAACAAATTCAATCTGTGGTCTGCTTTGATCGTACTACAGGGCGGCAGCTTTGGAATACTGATGTCAGTCAAGGAGATTTTGCCCCAAAGATTCACCAGAAAAACACACACGCTTCGCCCACCCTGGCTTCAAATGGGAAAACCGTGTTCGCGGTCTTTCCACAATTCGACCGGATTCAACTGACGGCACTCGACCTGGATGGGAAACAAAAATGGCAGATCAAAGCCGGCGGCTATCTGCCACTGGCATATCAGTTCGGCTATGCCCCTTCTCCCCTCTTGTACCGGGGGACCGTGATCATCACATCTGAATACGAGAAGAATGGTTTCATCGCTGCCTTTGATCAACAAACGGGCCGCGAAGTCTGGCGCATCAAGCGGCCGGAAAAGATGAATTTCTCGACCCCGATCGTGGCACAGATCGCAGGACGCGACCAGATGCTGCTCAGTGGTAATGCAAAAGTCGCAAGCTTTGACCCCCAGACCGGACGCGACCTCTGGTCCGCCCCGGCGATGTGGATCGTCAGTTGCGGGACGATGGTCTGGGACGGTGATCTTGTCTTTACCAGTGGAGGTTTTCCCTTAAAAGGGACGATGGCTGTCAAAGCCGACGGTTCAGGTAAAATTGCCTGGACGAATCGAGTGAAATGTTATGAACAATCAATGCTGGCCTACAAGGGTTATCTTTATGCCGTCGATGATAACGGCATCGCCTACTGCTGGAACGCACAAACAGGGAAGGAGCAGTGGAAAAGCCGCCTGGGTGGAAAAGTCTCTTCCTCACCGGTCCTGGCCAACGATCAGATCTACCTGACTAATGAGCTGGGCAAAACGTTCGTTTTTCGGGCGAGCCCCGAAAAATTTGAACTGCTGGCAGAAAACCAGCTTGGCGACGAAGGTTTCGCAACGCCAGCGATCTGTGGTAACCAGATCTTCCACCGAACTGCCAGCAGTAAATCAGGTAATCGACAGGAGTTTTTGTACTGTATCGGGAAATGA
- a CDS encoding class I SAM-dependent methyltransferase, whose product MMRLTDQAHALISQVFQPGETAVDATAGNGHDTRFLCELAGKSGKVFAIDIQQQALDQTAVMLQELEYHNFELICGDHRLISELIPTQYQGRIGAVMFNLGYLPGGDHNLITQQSSTLTALNAAKEFLRPGGIMTILAYPGHPGGDEETVAIDQWLSQLSAIEYQTETIHAHSASAAAPCLFVLRKQEP is encoded by the coding sequence ATGATGCGCCTCACCGATCAGGCTCATGCTCTGATATCCCAAGTGTTCCAGCCAGGCGAGACTGCGGTCGATGCCACCGCTGGTAACGGACATGATACTCGTTTTCTCTGCGAGTTGGCTGGCAAGTCTGGAAAAGTCTTTGCCATCGATATCCAACAGCAGGCGCTGGACCAGACAGCGGTCATGCTGCAGGAATTAGAATATCATAATTTCGAACTGATCTGTGGAGACCATCGTCTGATTTCAGAATTGATTCCTACCCAATATCAAGGTCGAATCGGTGCAGTCATGTTCAACCTGGGTTACCTGCCTGGAGGAGATCACAATCTGATTACGCAACAGTCATCAACCCTGACCGCGCTCAACGCAGCAAAAGAATTCCTGCGTCCCGGAGGGATCATGACCATCCTCGCTTATCCGGGACACCCTGGGGGTGACGAAGAAACCGTCGCCATCGACCAGTGGTTGAGTCAGTTATCAGCAATAGAATACCAGACGGAAACCATTCACGCCCACTCGGCTTCAGCAGCAGCCCCTTGCCTGTTTGTCCTCAGAAAGCAGGAACCCTGA
- a CDS encoding dipeptidase — translation MSFNNRPLQKTLPGLLLALSFFCSAQTGQADEPPDRKPVILSDRARQLHQKCLVIDGHNDLPWAMREKAASSFKQADIAEPQPQFHTDIPRLKQGNVGAQFWSAYVPSETQKERRSAHYTLEQIDLIHRMIKRYPDTFEMAATADDIDRIHKSGKIASMIGVEGGHSIENSLSLLRIFYGLGVRYMTLTHSDSLDWADSATDTAISDGLSPFGEEVVLTMNQLGMLVDISHVSPATMEDVLRVSKAPIIASHSSARAIADHARNVPDEILVKVKQNGGVIMVNYFSGFVVPESAKQMTEMFHIRRELKQKYPNETDYNREYNRWKSSHKMKPGTIHDVVDHIDHIVKVAGVDHVGIGSDFDGVSTLPAQLEDVSTYPLITQALLDRGYTDQQIKQIMGLNLMRVLRQAEQVAKQLQQTTD, via the coding sequence ATGAGCTTCAACAATCGACCATTACAGAAAACTCTTCCTGGCTTGCTGCTGGCACTTTCCTTTTTCTGCTCAGCTCAAACAGGGCAGGCTGACGAACCACCAGATCGCAAGCCCGTCATCCTGTCAGACCGGGCTCGACAGTTGCATCAGAAATGTCTGGTCATTGACGGGCATAACGATCTTCCCTGGGCCATGCGGGAAAAAGCGGCCTCATCATTCAAGCAGGCTGACATCGCTGAGCCTCAACCTCAGTTTCATACAGATATACCACGTCTCAAACAAGGAAATGTGGGTGCGCAATTCTGGTCTGCCTATGTCCCCTCGGAAACACAAAAAGAACGGAGATCAGCACATTACACCCTGGAGCAGATCGATCTGATCCATCGCATGATTAAGCGATACCCTGATACGTTCGAGATGGCTGCTACCGCAGATGATATCGACCGGATTCACAAATCGGGCAAAATTGCCTCCATGATAGGAGTAGAGGGCGGCCATTCCATTGAAAATTCGTTGTCACTGCTGCGGATTTTCTATGGACTGGGTGTACGCTATATGACATTGACGCATTCCGACTCGCTCGACTGGGCTGATTCAGCCACCGACACCGCCATCAGTGACGGACTGTCCCCCTTTGGAGAAGAAGTGGTCCTGACCATGAATCAGCTGGGCATGCTGGTTGATATTTCACATGTATCTCCGGCAACGATGGAAGATGTTCTGCGGGTGAGTAAAGCCCCCATCATCGCGTCACATTCCTCAGCACGCGCCATAGCCGATCATGCGCGGAATGTTCCCGATGAGATCCTGGTCAAAGTGAAACAGAATGGCGGCGTGATCATGGTGAACTACTTCTCCGGTTTTGTCGTCCCCGAATCGGCAAAACAGATGACCGAAATGTTTCATATCAGACGGGAACTGAAACAGAAATATCCAAATGAAACGGATTACAATCGGGAATACAATCGCTGGAAAAGCAGCCATAAAATGAAGCCGGGAACGATCCACGATGTCGTTGATCATATTGACCACATCGTAAAAGTTGCAGGCGTGGATCACGTCGGCATCGGCTCTGACTTTGATGGCGTTTCCACCCTGCCCGCTCAGCTTGAAGATGTCTCCACGTATCCCCTGATCACACAGGCCCTTCTGGATCGAGGTTACACAGATCAGCAGATCAAACAGATTATGGGGCTGAATCTGATGCGTGTGCTGCGCCAGGCGGAACAGGTTGCGAAACAACTTCAACAGACCACTGACTGA
- a CDS encoding ABC transporter ATP-binding protein, which yields MIFVRDLTRIFESGNQDILAVDHVSFQVKPGEVYGLLGPNGAGKTTTLRMILGLLKPTSGDAEVEGFLVSTHPDEIKRRVGLVSTSAGLYQWLTPREILTFFADVYGVPALQAADQVEKLSRRFGLSSFMERRSATLSTGQKQRVNLARSLIHDPPVMLMDEPTRGLDVVGSKVIFDYIDLLRDEGKAVIVSTHRLDEAEQLCDRFGLLHNGKKNYEGTLAELQQCTSCQTLTQIFLQLLDAPVENAKNLPAAQRELI from the coding sequence ATGATTTTTGTCAGAGATCTTACACGGATTTTCGAATCCGGAAATCAGGATATTCTTGCCGTCGACCACGTTTCTTTTCAAGTCAAACCCGGTGAAGTATATGGATTGCTGGGCCCGAACGGGGCAGGCAAAACGACAACGCTCCGGATGATCCTGGGGCTATTGAAACCGACCAGTGGCGATGCAGAAGTGGAAGGGTTTCTGGTTTCCACCCATCCCGATGAAATCAAGCGTCGCGTGGGGCTGGTCTCAACCAGTGCCGGCCTGTATCAATGGCTGACCCCTCGCGAGATTCTTACGTTTTTTGCAGACGTGTATGGTGTCCCCGCGCTGCAGGCAGCAGATCAGGTGGAAAAACTCTCGCGACGGTTCGGGCTCTCCTCCTTCATGGAGCGGCGCTCTGCCACATTGAGCACCGGGCAGAAGCAGCGCGTGAACCTGGCTCGCTCACTGATTCATGATCCACCGGTCATGCTGATGGACGAACCAACGCGCGGTCTGGATGTTGTCGGGAGCAAAGTGATTTTTGATTATATCGACCTGCTCCGTGATGAAGGAAAAGCTGTGATTGTCAGTACTCATCGCCTGGATGAAGCCGAACAGCTCTGTGACAGATTTGGTCTGTTGCATAATGGAAAAAAGAATTACGAAGGCACCCTGGCAGAACTGCAGCAATGCACTTCCTGTCAGACCCTGACGCAAATCTTTCTGCAATTACTCGATGCGCCCGTTGAGAATGCAAAGAATTTACCCGCCGCCCAAAGGGAACTGATTTGA
- a CDS encoding NAD(P)/FAD-dependent oxidoreductase → MIQTDYLIIGQGLAGTALAWTLIRRGYRVQILDRCELITSSKIAAGLITPITGMRLVVSWRLEEFFSFATDFYRSIERDTKRQFYEIKPMLRLFASPAEIQQYAQRSRTHFPELVTIPEPLADESQFELTQGGFEMMGGQLDVPSYLEASRHYFEARTLFQQAELDPVKDLELHSDTVRLPRWNMMADKIIFCEGIHSQQNPWFQTVPFEGAKGEILTLKIPGLNERRVVHRGIWLAHWKEDLYRAGSTYDREHLNCEPTPAGRKEICSRLAEFLKLPVEVVEHRAAVRPVIRGRLPILGLHPEQPQIGFFNGFASKGSLQTPWMADHFADILEDRTTLDKSLDLAHKI, encoded by the coding sequence ATGATCCAAACTGATTATCTCATTATCGGACAGGGTCTGGCAGGGACAGCATTAGCCTGGACTTTGATCAGAAGAGGCTATCGCGTTCAGATACTGGATCGATGCGAACTGATCACCTCTTCTAAAATCGCTGCTGGACTCATCACCCCCATCACCGGGATGCGACTGGTCGTTTCCTGGCGTCTCGAAGAATTCTTCTCATTCGCTACGGACTTTTACCGAAGTATCGAACGTGATACAAAGCGACAATTTTATGAGATAAAACCCATGCTGCGGCTGTTCGCTTCACCCGCTGAAATTCAGCAGTATGCACAACGCTCACGCACACATTTCCCGGAACTGGTCACCATTCCCGAGCCGTTAGCAGATGAGAGTCAATTTGAACTGACTCAAGGAGGCTTTGAAATGATGGGCGGGCAACTGGATGTACCATCCTACCTGGAAGCATCACGTCACTATTTCGAAGCCCGTACCCTGTTTCAACAGGCAGAACTAGATCCGGTCAAAGACCTGGAATTACACTCGGATACAGTCAGACTGCCCCGCTGGAATATGATGGCTGACAAAATCATTTTCTGTGAAGGCATCCACAGCCAACAGAATCCCTGGTTTCAAACGGTGCCATTCGAAGGCGCCAAAGGGGAAATACTCACCCTGAAGATTCCAGGGCTGAATGAGCGACGCGTGGTCCATCGAGGTATCTGGTTAGCCCACTGGAAAGAGGATCTCTACCGTGCCGGTTCGACTTATGATCGCGAACACCTTAATTGCGAACCGACCCCGGCAGGACGAAAAGAAATCTGCTCGCGCCTGGCAGAATTTCTGAAACTCCCTGTAGAAGTGGTCGAACATCGCGCTGCCGTCCGGCCTGTCATCCGGGGCCGCTTGCCCATTCTGGGACTGCATCCAGAGCAGCCTCAAATTGGATTTTTTAACGGTTTTGCCTCAAAAGGAAGTTTGCAGACTCCCTGGATGGCAGATCATTTTGCAGATATTCTGGAGGACAGGACGACTCTGGATAAATCACTCGATCTCGCTCACAAAATATAA
- a CDS encoding putative signal transducing protein, producing MMSESLETVYSTTNAMEAEFIKMTLEGEGIRCLLENELQAGLTGIFEIKVDVMSSNVDRARQIIDEIRESSESEEDSSEEE from the coding sequence ATGATGAGTGAAAGCCTGGAAACAGTGTATTCGACCACGAATGCAATGGAAGCGGAATTTATTAAAATGACACTGGAAGGTGAAGGGATTCGCTGTTTACTCGAAAATGAGTTGCAGGCCGGCCTGACGGGGATCTTTGAGATCAAAGTTGACGTCATGAGTTCGAACGTGGATCGCGCCCGACAAATCATTGATGAAATTCGTGAATCGTCCGAGTCAGAAGAGGATTCATCTGAAGAAGAGTGA